Proteins encoded within one genomic window of bacterium:
- a CDS encoding helix-turn-helix transcriptional regulator, whose protein sequence is MTRSVFTGRYERLRKLLVGARKAAGMTQAELAAKLRRPQSYVSKYERGERRLDVIEFLEVAKAVGADPVAILQEI, encoded by the coding sequence TCACGGGGCGGTACGAGCGGCTGCGCAAGCTCCTCGTGGGTGCGCGGAAGGCCGCCGGAATGACCCAGGCCGAGCTGGCCGCAAAGCTCAGGCGGCCGCAGTCCTACGTTTCAAAGTACGAGCGTGGTGAGCGGCGGCTGGACGTAATCGAGTTTCTGGAGGTGGCGAAGGCCGTCGGGGCGGACCCAGTGGCGATCCTGCAGGAGATTTGA